One segment of Rubripirellula amarantea DNA contains the following:
- a CDS encoding DUF1294 domain-containing protein: protein MSPILASLLFLGWTVVVSSITAGLFAWDKRAATNQQPRISESTLLAWSLAGGWPGGLVAGRLLRHKTRKVSFRAKFVIVAALHLAVVVVLAYLFWPT, encoded by the coding sequence GTGAGCCCCATTCTAGCTTCATTGTTGTTTTTAGGTTGGACCGTTGTTGTTAGCAGCATTACGGCTGGCCTGTTCGCTTGGGACAAGCGTGCTGCGACGAATCAACAGCCAAGGATCTCGGAATCCACGTTGTTGGCGTGGTCGCTCGCCGGCGGATGGCCCGGGGGACTCGTTGCGGGAAGACTCCTACGTCACAAGACTCGAAAAGTTAGCTTTCGAGCTAAATTCGTGATCGTTGCGGCTCTTCATTTGGCGGTTGTTGTCGTATTGGCCTACCTTTTTTGGCCAACGTAG
- a CDS encoding AAA domain-containing protein, whose protein sequence is MAFGKKKTKTNQLTQTPIPRLEDAISVDDYFDILGVWLELEAEAERERLARRRQIRNQSDVERTGETLVRMNLIDHQTGLAGRLLLDFAKPGASPLPMNRLKVGSPVVVSNDSDPSDKGVAGVVSRRKSNSIQVATQQWPEGDNFRIDASPDESTRRRQVAAMAKMRSATGRTKNLRDVLLGTRPLRFAKPESLELFSQLNPPQREAVEFAMSAKDVAIIHGPPGTGKTTTLAELIYQAVLSGDKVLACAASNTAVDNLLERLVAMMPNVLRVGHPARVFESLRGHTLDGLVDDDPGTEVIADMRREVKELMQAASRDFRGRDGYKRRREIIAEANELRGQIRGFERSIIRGVLDRADVICTTTTVDDDLLGDREFDTVVVDEACQATLPSIWQAALRADRLILAGDHQQLPPTILSDPASKAGMNLSLMQRLVEREGEQVYRRLKVQYRMHESIMQFSSDHFYDGDLVADASVRAHRLCDLPNVAESNITTDTIQFIDTAGAEYDEELEQHGESKLNPKEANLIVRLVKEVMDSGVRADQIAVIAPYAAQVRAIRNRLDDHEIEIDTVDGFQGREKEIVLITMVRSNAEGEIGFLADTRRTNVAITRARRKLVIVGDSATLGRNPFYAKLLEHFEACDAYRSVWEYAE, encoded by the coding sequence ATGGCTTTTGGTAAGAAAAAGACGAAGACGAATCAGTTAACCCAAACCCCCATCCCGCGACTCGAAGACGCTATCTCAGTTGATGACTACTTTGACATACTCGGCGTGTGGTTGGAACTCGAAGCGGAAGCAGAACGAGAGCGACTAGCTCGCCGTCGGCAAATCCGTAATCAGTCGGACGTTGAACGAACGGGCGAAACTCTCGTTCGAATGAATCTTATCGATCACCAAACGGGATTGGCGGGTCGTTTGCTTTTGGACTTTGCAAAGCCTGGTGCGTCGCCTTTGCCCATGAACCGACTTAAGGTTGGCTCGCCAGTAGTCGTTTCCAATGACAGCGATCCAAGCGACAAGGGAGTCGCGGGTGTCGTCAGTCGCCGCAAATCGAATTCGATCCAGGTCGCTACCCAACAATGGCCCGAAGGCGATAACTTCCGCATTGATGCATCGCCAGACGAATCCACGCGTCGTCGACAAGTGGCCGCCATGGCAAAGATGCGATCGGCGACCGGTCGAACCAAGAACTTGCGCGACGTGCTGTTGGGTACTCGCCCGTTAAGGTTTGCAAAACCCGAAAGCCTGGAATTGTTTTCGCAACTCAATCCTCCTCAGCGTGAGGCTGTCGAGTTCGCGATGTCCGCGAAGGATGTTGCGATCATCCATGGACCACCGGGAACTGGTAAGACGACCACATTGGCTGAATTGATTTACCAAGCTGTTCTATCAGGCGACAAAGTGTTGGCATGTGCCGCCAGCAATACAGCGGTAGACAACTTGCTTGAACGACTTGTGGCAATGATGCCGAACGTTTTACGGGTGGGGCATCCCGCTCGCGTGTTCGAATCGCTGCGCGGACACACTCTCGATGGCTTGGTCGATGATGATCCGGGCACCGAGGTAATCGCTGATATGCGACGTGAAGTGAAGGAACTGATGCAAGCGGCTTCTCGTGATTTCCGTGGGCGAGATGGATACAAACGTCGTCGGGAAATCATCGCCGAGGCAAACGAGCTTCGTGGGCAAATTCGTGGCTTCGAACGCTCCATCATCCGCGGGGTTCTGGACAGAGCCGATGTGATTTGCACCACGACCACGGTCGACGATGACTTACTAGGGGATCGTGAGTTCGACACCGTTGTCGTTGACGAAGCCTGTCAAGCGACCTTACCGAGCATTTGGCAGGCTGCGTTGCGGGCGGATCGTTTGATATTGGCTGGCGATCACCAACAATTGCCACCAACCATACTAAGCGACCCGGCATCCAAGGCAGGGATGAACCTATCCTTGATGCAGCGTCTGGTCGAACGAGAAGGCGAGCAAGTTTATCGACGATTGAAAGTGCAGTATCGAATGCACGAATCGATCATGCAGTTTTCCTCGGACCATTTCTACGATGGTGATTTGGTGGCTGATGCTTCCGTTCGAGCTCATCGACTTTGTGATCTGCCCAACGTCGCCGAGTCCAATATTACCACCGATACGATTCAGTTCATTGACACCGCTGGCGCCGAGTACGACGAGGAGCTTGAACAACATGGTGAAAGTAAGCTCAATCCAAAAGAAGCCAATTTGATCGTCCGCTTAGTGAAAGAAGTGATGGATAGTGGTGTTCGAGCCGATCAAATCGCCGTCATTGCTCCCTATGCCGCCCAGGTTCGCGCGATTCGAAATCGATTGGACGATCACGAGATTGAAATCGATACTGTCGACGGATTTCAGGGTCGTGAAAAAGAAATCGTTTTGATCACAATGGTGCGAAGCAATGCTGAAGGTGAGATCGGTTTTCTCGCTGACACGCGTCGAACAAACGTGGCAATCACGAGAGCTAGACGGAAATTGGTGATCGTTGGCGATAGCGCGACTTTGGGACGGAACCCCTTCTATGCCAAGTTGTTGGAGCACTTCGAAGCTTGCGACGCTTATCGTTCCGTCTGGGAATATGCGGAGTAG
- a CDS encoding SLC13 family permease, with protein sequence MMNWEAWLSLGVASTLLATLAMRVAAKELLALGCLGILILAQNVTHSTKLPTPEQAVAGYGNEGLITIALLFAAVAGLEFTGGTELATGWLLRRARKLSDAQTRLLIPVAALSGFLNNTPVVLALIPVVGDLSKRIGVSSSRLLMPLSYTAILGGMCTLIGTGTNLIVAQMNEKAIAAGDATHHLSFFSPAVVGLPATVLGLIYMIVCSRWLLPERRPAVSAGDDPRQYTVEVQVEPSGPLVGRTIEEAGLRHLPGLYIAEIQRVSGEIAAAKPNERLQSDDVLILVGALESVVDLRKIRGLTTPDDQARKLQVPAWKRTLVEAVVSPRCSLLGKTIREGRFRSHYNAAVVAVARGDRRLTGKLGDVRLEVGDVLLLEASPSFLHRRGESRDFFLVSAVEQAAVRRPERAWFAVFILTAMVLAAATQSLKILTASMLAAVAMVAFRCCTSAEARRSVDWSILIVIGAAIGIGESLNMSGAAGSIANGILSLAGGSPLLTLAAVFMATMLCTELITNYAAAVLMFPIAIRAATGLGCDPAPMIIAVMIAASASFLTPFGYQTNMMVYGVGGYRVVDYLKFGLPLSIIVFVVTMVVVPLVWPLSPL encoded by the coding sequence ATGATGAACTGGGAAGCATGGCTGAGTCTCGGCGTCGCCAGCACGTTATTGGCGACGCTTGCCATGCGCGTGGCGGCGAAAGAACTGCTGGCGCTAGGCTGCCTCGGCATCCTCATCCTAGCCCAGAACGTCACTCACTCGACAAAGCTTCCCACACCCGAGCAGGCAGTCGCGGGCTACGGCAATGAAGGTCTGATTACGATCGCATTGCTGTTCGCGGCGGTCGCGGGATTGGAGTTCACTGGGGGTACCGAGTTGGCGACGGGATGGCTGCTGCGGCGTGCTCGCAAGCTTTCCGATGCTCAGACTCGTCTACTGATTCCTGTGGCGGCACTCAGCGGATTCTTGAACAACACGCCGGTGGTATTGGCTCTGATCCCGGTGGTTGGTGACTTATCCAAACGCATCGGGGTTAGTAGTAGCCGGTTGCTGATGCCACTCTCCTACACCGCGATCTTGGGTGGCATGTGCACATTGATCGGCACCGGGACGAACCTGATCGTCGCCCAGATGAACGAGAAAGCAATCGCGGCGGGAGATGCGACGCACCATCTGTCTTTCTTTTCACCCGCTGTTGTCGGCTTACCCGCTACGGTTCTCGGGCTGATCTACATGATCGTCTGTTCGCGATGGTTGTTGCCCGAACGCCGTCCCGCCGTCAGCGCTGGTGACGACCCGAGGCAATACACCGTTGAAGTTCAAGTGGAACCTAGCGGACCGTTGGTGGGTCGCACGATTGAAGAAGCGGGACTGCGTCATTTACCAGGCCTTTACATTGCCGAGATTCAACGTGTCAGCGGCGAGATCGCTGCCGCAAAACCCAACGAACGACTTCAGTCGGATGATGTGTTGATTCTGGTCGGAGCGTTGGAAAGCGTGGTCGATCTGCGGAAAATCCGAGGCCTCACGACGCCAGACGACCAAGCCCGAAAACTGCAGGTCCCCGCCTGGAAACGCACGCTGGTGGAAGCAGTCGTTTCGCCACGGTGTAGCCTTTTGGGCAAGACGATTCGTGAGGGGCGATTCCGGTCTCATTACAACGCCGCAGTTGTAGCCGTCGCGCGGGGTGATCGTCGTCTAACCGGAAAGCTCGGTGACGTGCGTTTGGAAGTTGGCGACGTGTTACTGCTTGAAGCCTCACCATCGTTCTTACATCGTCGTGGAGAGTCGCGAGACTTCTTCTTGGTCAGCGCCGTTGAACAGGCCGCCGTTCGCCGTCCCGAACGTGCTTGGTTCGCCGTCTTTATTTTGACCGCGATGGTGTTGGCCGCTGCCACGCAAAGTTTAAAAATCTTGACCGCGTCAATGTTGGCGGCCGTTGCAATGGTGGCCTTTCGTTGTTGCACCAGTGCAGAAGCTCGACGCAGTGTTGACTGGTCGATCTTGATCGTGATTGGGGCGGCCATTGGTATCGGTGAATCGCTCAACATGAGCGGTGCTGCTGGATCTATCGCCAACGGAATTCTGTCGCTTGCCGGTGGAAGTCCTTTGCTGACGTTGGCAGCGGTGTTCATGGCCACGATGTTGTGCACGGAACTTATTACCAACTACGCTGCTGCGGTGCTGATGTTTCCGATTGCGATTAGAGCGGCCACGGGACTGGGTTGCGATCCAGCTCCGATGATCATCGCCGTCATGATTGCCGCCTCAGCCAGCTTCCTGACGCCGTTCGGCTACCAAACCAACATGATGGTTTACGGTGTCGGCGGTTATCGAGTCGTCGACTACTTGAAGTTCGGATTGCCACTTTCGATCATCGTCTTCGTCGTAACCATGGTGGTAGTTCCGCTCGTTTGGCCGCTTTCGCCCTTGTAG
- the hrpA gene encoding ATP-dependent RNA helicase HrpA: MNSHGPIKPTSPALSAKADPLPAANDNRDVEVKVEFPDELPITAHREQIVELIRSQQVIVVCGETGSGKSTQLPKFCLEAGLGRNRMIGHTQPRRLAARSIATRLAEELSTNLGDQVGYKVRFGDQTSDKTLIKLMTDGILLAETGSDRSLDAYDAIIIDEAHERSLNIDFLMGYLRRLQDKRPDLKIIITSATIDAERFAEHFSKDEVPCPIVNVEGRGYPVELRYLPWEEIVDDETRGYDLSRHVIEAINQLSRSGEGDTLVFLPTERDIREVSHRVAGHYKRLGLTGRVDLLPLYARLPQSQQQQIFSPNGKKRRIIFATNVAESSLTVPGIRYVIDSGTARISRYSSRSKVQRLPIEPISRASANQRAGRCGRVGPGICVRLFSLDDFENREAFTTPEIRRTNLASVVLQMKTLKLGRLEDFPLLDPPRPEAIREGLRTLTELGAIDDRHELTSIGKKLGRMPVDPRVGRIILAADENGVLAEVLPIAAAMEIPDPRDRPPEKQQAADEAHSDFTDSQSDFLSYLRLWRHYETARSDFGRSKLDRTLKKQFLSPTRMREWSDIYRQLREMASQTLGDRKQKRSIGKIRYLDVNDKFVVSADHYEAIHRSLLAGLLSGVALAGDKNQYTGAGGLKLFLWPGSGVFASKPKWIVAAELVETAKTFARTVAKVQPLWIEQVGAHLLKASHYEPHFSGKSGGAFCFENRTLFGLPIVVRRRVPLAPIDPATARELLIETGLTGRELRTNARFFRSNQALATAIETLAAKTRRRDMVIDDYVVAQFYNERLPQDVIDRASLEKYDRNLAVPSWAKSLSSSAAVSAWLADPPPLDKSTDAKATVYMRPDDLIKPELEVLDGDAFPDELVVGSTRLPLKYHFEPGSERDGVNVTIHQAAVSQISDDRLGWLVPGLLHEKIVSLIKSLPKRIRRNLVPASDTATKIVDDLSKVYGQAPFMQTVCEAISRYAEMPVSPTDFQDDKLQSHLDFLVTVVDDEGEAIAEGRSITPLAAKVLKTSSETSSTTAEPVSDVDGEPWSRSKMTTFDIDELPPEVVRTRGGVQVAQYPGFIIDGDSVATTLFPDRSSAETSLGLGCVTLFANAEKKELRGQVRWLPALEQARIKLSGTVSAKDLENALVHLLARIAFVESQPPVRTQAEFDRRRSERGRRIAEATQEVASWLTATADQMFEVRKALESFSGDGRYSSAVNDIRNQLSWLTFPGFLSSVPWAWLVHYPRYFKAIVYRLDKIRSGAASKDAESQAVVAALWSRWEQQLAPLPCSPETQASSEFRWLIEELRVSLFAQPLGTSTKVSPKRCEKLLK, from the coding sequence ATGAATTCCCACGGTCCGATCAAACCAACGAGCCCCGCTCTGTCCGCCAAGGCAGACCCGCTGCCGGCGGCCAATGACAATCGTGACGTGGAAGTCAAGGTTGAGTTTCCCGATGAGCTTCCGATCACGGCGCATCGAGAACAGATTGTTGAACTCATACGCAGCCAGCAAGTCATTGTCGTTTGCGGTGAAACCGGCAGCGGAAAGAGCACGCAACTGCCAAAGTTCTGTCTTGAAGCTGGACTCGGGCGTAACCGCATGATCGGCCATACGCAGCCACGTCGACTGGCCGCCCGCAGCATCGCCACTCGGCTTGCTGAGGAATTGTCGACGAATCTCGGCGATCAAGTCGGCTACAAAGTCCGCTTCGGTGATCAAACCAGCGACAAGACGCTAATCAAATTAATGACCGACGGCATTTTGCTAGCCGAGACGGGATCGGATCGTTCGCTCGACGCCTACGACGCGATCATCATTGACGAAGCGCACGAGCGGTCATTGAACATCGACTTTTTGATGGGCTATTTGCGTCGGCTGCAAGATAAGCGACCGGACCTCAAAATCATCATCACATCGGCAACGATTGACGCTGAACGTTTTGCCGAACACTTTTCTAAGGATGAAGTTCCTTGCCCCATCGTCAACGTAGAAGGACGTGGATATCCGGTGGAACTAAGGTACTTGCCGTGGGAAGAAATAGTCGACGATGAGACTCGGGGTTACGATCTATCGCGTCATGTGATCGAAGCGATCAATCAACTCTCTCGGAGTGGCGAAGGCGACACGCTCGTCTTCCTTCCGACCGAACGTGACATCCGCGAAGTTTCGCACCGCGTTGCCGGTCACTACAAACGTCTCGGATTGACGGGACGTGTCGACCTGCTGCCGCTCTACGCCCGCTTGCCTCAATCACAACAACAACAGATTTTTTCGCCCAATGGTAAGAAGCGAAGAATCATTTTTGCCACTAACGTCGCCGAGAGTTCATTAACGGTGCCGGGAATTCGGTACGTGATCGACAGCGGCACCGCCCGAATCAGCCGCTACAGTTCCCGAAGCAAAGTGCAACGATTGCCGATTGAGCCCATCAGTCGTGCAAGCGCGAACCAGCGTGCGGGACGCTGTGGTCGGGTCGGTCCAGGCATTTGTGTTCGCTTATTCTCGCTTGATGACTTTGAAAATCGCGAAGCTTTCACGACACCGGAAATTCGCCGAACCAATTTGGCGTCCGTTGTACTGCAAATGAAAACACTCAAGCTTGGACGGCTTGAAGACTTTCCACTGCTCGATCCGCCTCGTCCTGAAGCCATCCGCGAAGGATTGAGGACACTTACGGAGCTCGGCGCAATTGACGATCGTCACGAGCTGACCTCCATTGGCAAGAAACTTGGCCGGATGCCGGTCGATCCACGGGTGGGAAGAATTATCCTCGCTGCCGACGAAAATGGTGTTCTTGCCGAGGTGTTACCCATTGCCGCTGCGATGGAGATTCCCGACCCTCGCGACCGTCCGCCTGAAAAACAACAAGCCGCTGACGAAGCTCATTCTGATTTCACCGATTCGCAAAGCGACTTTCTTTCCTACTTACGACTATGGCGTCACTACGAAACCGCACGCAGCGATTTCGGGCGCAGCAAACTCGATCGAACTCTTAAGAAGCAATTCCTTTCTCCAACCCGGATGCGAGAATGGTCAGACATCTACCGACAACTTCGCGAGATGGCTTCGCAAACGTTAGGCGATAGAAAACAGAAGCGTTCCATTGGCAAAATTCGATACCTCGACGTGAACGATAAGTTTGTCGTTAGTGCGGACCACTACGAAGCGATTCACCGTTCGTTGCTCGCAGGATTGCTTTCCGGTGTTGCTCTTGCCGGTGACAAGAATCAATACACGGGTGCTGGCGGCTTGAAGCTATTTTTGTGGCCCGGCAGCGGTGTATTCGCGAGCAAACCCAAATGGATCGTAGCCGCCGAGCTTGTCGAAACGGCAAAGACGTTCGCCCGCACGGTCGCTAAGGTGCAACCACTATGGATTGAGCAGGTCGGTGCTCACTTGCTAAAGGCCTCGCACTACGAACCCCACTTCAGTGGCAAGTCAGGCGGCGCATTCTGTTTCGAAAATCGAACGTTGTTTGGCTTGCCCATCGTAGTCCGCCGTCGCGTGCCTTTAGCACCGATTGACCCTGCTACTGCGAGAGAGCTTTTGATCGAAACGGGTCTTACCGGCCGTGAGCTCAGAACCAATGCTCGATTTTTCCGAAGCAATCAAGCCTTAGCCACGGCGATTGAAACCCTAGCCGCCAAGACACGTCGCCGCGACATGGTCATTGATGACTACGTTGTTGCACAATTTTACAACGAACGACTGCCACAAGACGTCATCGACCGCGCTTCGTTGGAAAAGTACGATCGCAATCTGGCAGTTCCCTCATGGGCCAAGTCGCTTTCCAGTTCTGCTGCGGTATCAGCTTGGCTTGCCGATCCGCCGCCGCTAGATAAATCGACCGATGCCAAGGCTACCGTTTACATGCGGCCGGATGATCTTATCAAGCCGGAATTAGAAGTCCTTGATGGTGATGCTTTTCCTGATGAGTTGGTGGTCGGAAGCACGCGATTGCCGTTGAAGTATCACTTTGAACCAGGATCTGAACGCGATGGAGTAAACGTCACGATTCACCAAGCCGCCGTCTCGCAGATCAGTGATGATCGATTGGGTTGGCTTGTTCCAGGTCTGCTGCACGAGAAGATTGTCAGTCTGATTAAGTCGTTGCCCAAGCGAATCCGTCGCAACCTAGTTCCCGCATCGGACACGGCAACAAAGATCGTTGACGACCTTTCTAAGGTTTATGGTCAAGCACCGTTCATGCAAACGGTTTGTGAGGCGATCAGCAGGTACGCCGAAATGCCGGTATCGCCAACGGACTTTCAAGACGACAAACTTCAATCGCACTTAGATTTCTTGGTCACCGTCGTGGACGACGAAGGTGAAGCGATTGCGGAAGGTCGATCGATCACACCGCTCGCAGCTAAGGTTCTAAAGACATCATCCGAGACAAGCTCCACAACTGCTGAACCAGTATCTGATGTTGATGGCGAACCATGGTCTCGATCTAAAATGACCACGTTCGACATTGATGAACTTCCACCTGAAGTCGTGCGAACGCGAGGGGGCGTTCAGGTCGCGCAGTATCCGGGATTCATCATTGACGGTGATTCCGTGGCAACAACGCTTTTTCCCGATCGTTCTTCAGCCGAAACCTCCCTTGGTCTCGGCTGCGTCACCTTGTTTGCGAATGCGGAAAAAAAGGAATTGCGAGGTCAAGTTCGTTGGTTGCCAGCATTGGAACAAGCGCGCATCAAATTATCGGGAACCGTATCAGCGAAAGACCTTGAAAATGCTCTCGTGCATTTGCTTGCTCGCATCGCGTTCGTGGAATCTCAACCGCCAGTTCGCACACAAGCCGAGTTTGATCGCCGACGAAGTGAGCGTGGCCGACGGATCGCGGAAGCGACTCAGGAAGTGGCTAGCTGGTTGACTGCTACGGCCGACCAAATGTTCGAGGTGCGTAAAGCTCTCGAGTCGTTCAGCGGGGATGGAAGGTATAGCAGTGCCGTGAACGACATTCGAAATCAATTGAGTTGGCTGACGTTCCCTGGTTTTCTTTCGAGCGTTCCGTGGGCATGGCTTGTTCATTACCCACGGTACTTCAAGGCAATCGTCTATCGGCTCGACAAGATTCGCAGCGGCGCGGCATCGAAGGATGCTGAATCGCAAGCCGTGGTCGCGGCACTTTGGTCGCGATGGGAACAGCAACTCGCTCCCCTGCCCTGCTCTCCCGAAACTCAAGCCAGTTCGGAATTCCGATGGTTGATTGAAGAGTTGCGAGTCAGCCTGTTTGCTCAGCCACTAGGAACATCGACGAAAGTTTCACCCAAGCGATGCGAAAAGCTGCTCAAGTGA
- a CDS encoding DUF1559 domain-containing protein: MKSKRTTPSAFTLIELLVVIAIIGILIALLLPAVQAAREAARRMSCSNNDRQLGIAVHNYHAAFKQMPIHGVGPTREWDNSAGAAFGDESPGGGGGYTRIELSFLVGLLPFVEQQGLWEDISNPMTDKLNRTWPAFGPRAAQFEYRPWVTEIPQFRCPSDPGFGLPSMGRTNYAACTGDSFYDAENGVTIWNTSADRWEYETDERQMKRARCGLRGAFVPRKSMAFRDIVDGLSNTIFFGEIATDLGDRDIRTHASTNNGGTITVLDNPKTCADEDSPIQIDPDRPKYWDPDYVIAGAEVTRRGYRWAIFHPLQTQFNTILPPNSEVCLAGHTDTRGVVPPSSRHVGGCHILMGDGAVRFISDSIDAGDSRSQCVYCDALSAGANSDAPAGSKSPFGLWGALGTRANYEIIDEDI; this comes from the coding sequence ATGAAGAGCAAACGAACAACACCATCGGCGTTCACTCTGATCGAATTGTTAGTGGTCATCGCGATTATCGGCATTCTGATCGCACTTTTGTTGCCTGCTGTTCAAGCGGCACGTGAGGCAGCTCGGCGAATGAGTTGCAGTAACAACGATCGACAGCTTGGAATCGCAGTCCACAACTATCACGCTGCTTTCAAACAGATGCCGATCCACGGCGTCGGCCCAACCCGCGAATGGGACAATAGCGCTGGTGCTGCGTTCGGTGATGAGTCGCCCGGTGGTGGTGGAGGTTACACACGAATCGAACTGAGTTTTCTTGTCGGACTCCTTCCCTTCGTCGAACAGCAAGGTCTTTGGGAAGATATTAGCAACCCGATGACTGATAAGCTCAATCGAACTTGGCCCGCCTTTGGTCCAAGGGCAGCACAATTCGAGTATCGACCATGGGTCACCGAAATTCCTCAATTTCGCTGCCCTAGTGATCCCGGCTTTGGTTTGCCGTCAATGGGACGCACCAACTACGCCGCGTGCACCGGAGACAGTTTTTATGATGCCGAAAATGGTGTCACCATTTGGAACACCAGCGCCGACCGATGGGAGTACGAAACAGACGAACGGCAAATGAAACGTGCCCGATGTGGACTTCGAGGCGCATTCGTGCCGCGGAAGTCGATGGCGTTTCGTGACATCGTTGACGGGCTATCCAACACAATTTTCTTCGGCGAAATTGCGACCGATTTGGGAGACCGTGACATACGTACTCACGCTTCGACCAATAATGGCGGAACCATCACTGTTTTGGATAACCCCAAAACGTGTGCTGATGAAGATTCACCCATTCAAATCGATCCCGATCGGCCTAAGTATTGGGATCCTGATTATGTCATTGCCGGCGCAGAAGTCACACGTCGCGGATATCGATGGGCAATCTTTCATCCGCTTCAGACTCAGTTCAACACGATCTTGCCGCCGAATTCCGAAGTTTGTTTAGCGGGTCATACGGATACCCGCGGCGTGGTCCCGCCGAGCAGCCGTCATGTCGGCGGGTGCCACATTTTAATGGGTGATGGAGCCGTTCGTTTCATTAGCGACTCGATAGACGCTGGTGATTCCCGAAGCCAATGCGTGTACTGCGATGCGCTTTCGGCAGGTGCAAATAGTGATGCACCCGCAGGCTCGAAAAGTCCATTTGGCTTGTGGGGAGCGCTCGGTACGCGAGCAAACTACGAAATCATTGACGAGGATATCTAA